From a single Eremothecium sinecaudum strain ATCC 58844 chromosome III, complete sequence genomic region:
- the GCN20 gene encoding putative AAA family ATPase GCN20 (Syntenic homolog of Ashbya gossypii AEL032W; Syntenic homolog of Saccharomyces cerevisiae YFR009W (GCN20)), whose product MASVGSKVRQASPKVDAIVTDYAIGYLNHLSNAINDAVQSKNLDLRSEISFVKDLLVDAGAIKDKVDELAKSFEAELLDRLKENQAKLDVTGDTSKRLLDINVLQNHNSKTNINASLAMLGVSDDIESAGRKIVTRVDLKKLKKAEEKIAKKVAKRNNKFVKYEASKLINNQSEEEYDSFFLKINPLEFGSAAGKSKDIKIDTFDLYVGNGQRILSDASLSLSFGHRYGIVGQNGIGKSTLLRALSRRELNVPKHISILHVEQEVRGDENTVLQSVLDADVWRKRLLHEEEKINERMQEISKLRSEFEEESLEVKKLDNEYEDLDQHLQQISEKLVDIESDKAEAKAASILYGLGFSTESQQRPTNSFSGGWRMRLSLARALFCQPDLLLLDEPSNMLDVPSITYLAEYLKSYPATVLVVSHDRAFLNEVATDIIYQHNERLDYYRGQNFDTFYATKEERRKNAQREYDNQMAYRKHLQDFIDKYRYNAAKSQEAQSRIKKLEKLPILVPPEEEKSISFMFSDCDKLSPPIIQLQDVSFGYTPDQLLLKDVNLDVQLDSRIALVGANGCGKTTLLKVLMEQLRPNQGFVSRNTRLRIGYFAQHHIDAMDLTKSAVDWMSETYPGKTDEEYRRHLGSFGITGSLGLQKMQLLSGGQKSRVAFASLCLNSPHILILDEPSNHLDTAGIDALIAALKKFTGGVLMVSHDISFIDNVCNEIWVSEDGTVKKFNGTIHDYKEYILENAGAAGIVKRH is encoded by the coding sequence ATGGCTTCGGTAGGATCTAAGGTGCGCCAGGCATCTCCAAAAGTTGATGCTATTGTTACGGATTATGCTATAGGTTATCTTAATCATTTGTCGAATGCTATTAATGATGCGGTACAATCAAAAAATTTGGACCTAAGGAGCGAAATATCGTTTGTTAAAGACTTGCTAGTGGATGCTGGTGCTATTAAGGATAAAGTTGATGAGCTTGCGAAGTCTTTTGAGGCTGAATTGCTAGATCGGTTGAAAGAAAACCAAGCCAAGCTGGATGTTACCGGTGATACTTCTAAGAGGTTGCTAGATATTAACGTGCTTCAAAATCACAACAGCAAGACCAATATCAATGCTTCTCTGGCTATGTTGGGTGTTAGCGATGATATTGAGAGTGCCGGAAGAAAGATTGTAACTAGAGTCgatttgaagaagttgaagaaggCGGAAGAAAAGATTGCAAAGAAGGTTGCTAAGCGGAATAACAAGTTTGTTAAGTACGAGGCATCAAAGTTGATTAATAACCAGTCTGAGGAGGAGTACGATTCCTTTTTCTTGAAGATTAATCCTCTGGAGTTTGGATCTGCAGCAGGTAAGTCGAAGGACATCAAGATAGATACATTTGATCTGTATGTTGGAAATGGACAAAGGATTTTGTCTGATGCAAGCTTGAGTCTTTCATTTGGTCATAGATACGGTATTGTTGGACAGAACGGTATTGGTAAGTCTACCCTACTGAGAGCATTGTCGCGGAGAGAACTAAATGTTCCTAAACACATTTCTATATTGCATGTCGAGCAAGAAGTAAGAGGTGACGAAAACACGGTATTGCAGTCTGTTTTGGACGCCGATGTCTGGCGTAAACGTCTGTTGcatgaagaagagaaaatCAACGAAAGAATGCAAGAAATTTCGAAGCTAAGGTCAGAGTTTGAAGAGGAAAGTTTGGAAGTAAAAAAGCTTGACAATGAGTACGAAGATTTGGACCAGCACCTACAGCAAATTTCCGAAAAGCTTGTTGACATCGAATCCGATAAAGCAGAAGCAAAAGCAGCGTCCATCTTATATGGTTTAGGGTTTAGTACTGAATCGCAGCAGCGACCAACGAACTCATTTTCTGGTGGGTGGAGAATGAGACTGTCTTTGGCGCGTGCCCTTTTCTGCCAGCCGGATTTGTTATTGCTAGATGAACCTTCTAATATGTTGGATGTGCCTTCTATTACCTACTTGGCTGAATATCTGAAATCCTATCCAGCGACTGTTTTAGTTGTGTCCCACGACCGTGCATTTTTAAATGAGGTGGCCACCGATATTATTTACCAACACAATGAGAGATTGGACTACTACAGGGGACAGAACTTTGACACTTTCTATGCCACCAAGGAGGAACGTCGTAAGAATGCTCAAAGAGAATATGACAACCAAATGGCTTACCGGAAACACTTACAAGACTTTATTGACAAATATAGATACAATGCTGCGAAGTCACAAGAAGCTCAGTCGAGGATTAAGAAGTTAGAGAAGCTACCTATTTTGGTCCCACCCGAGGAAGAAAAATCAATTAGCTTTATGTTTTCAGATTGTGATAAACTTTCGCCCCCAATTATCCAATTACAGGATGTGTCATTTGGCTACACGCCCGACCAGCTATTGTTGAAAGATGTAAATTTGGACGTTCAATTAGACTCAAGAATAGCGTTGGTGGGAGCCAATGGTTGTGGTAAGACGACTTTACTTAAGGTGTTAATGGAGCAATTAAGGCCTAACCAAGGTTTCGTGTCCAGAAATACGCGATTGAGGATCGGATATTTTGCGCAGCATCATATAGATGCTATGGATTTGACAAAGTCTGCTGTTGATTGGATGTCTGAAACATACCCTGGAAAGACAGATGAAGAATATAGACGTCATTTAGGTTCTTTTGGTATAACCGGCAGTTTAGGTTTACAGAAAATGCAGTTGCTATCCGGTGGTCAGAAGTCCAGAGTCGCTTTCGCATCGTTATGTCTGAACAGTCCTCACATCTTAATCCTTGACGAACCTTCCAATCACTTGGATACTGCAGGTATAGATGCCCTTATTGCGGCGTTAAAGAAGTTCACTGGAGGTGTACTAATGGTTTCGCATGACATTTCCTTCATTGACAATGTATGCAATGAGATCTGGGTTTCCGAGGATGGTACTGTTAAGAAGTTCAATGGTACTATTCACGATTATAAAGAGTATATATTAGAGAACGCAGGTGCAGCAGGTATCGTTAAAAGACATTGA
- the TAT2 gene encoding aromatic amino acid transmembrane transporter TAT2 (Syntenic homolog of Ashbya gossypii AEL030W; Syntenic homolog of Saccharomyces cerevisiae YOL020W (TAT2)), translating into MDNPYISTVDDSEDMSVTAKSLTAKSKFDSRLGGDGGYFREEKRNIFKRCIDSFKPPVNGSYDPENLKRSLKSRHLIMIAIGGSIGTGLFIGSGRALALGGPLALLIGWTLAGTQMVGTIHGLGEITVRFPVVGAFADYSTRFLDPSISFVVSVIYVLQWFFVLPLEIIASAMTMEFWDTGIDPVVWVAIFYTLIVSINLFGVKGFGEAEFAFSMVKVVTICMFIVLCLVLIFGGGPTHDYVGARYWHNPGALANGFKGVASVMVTASYSLGGSEMTCLASGETDPKEIPHAIKQIFWRIIFFFLVSLTLIGFLVPYNNENLLGGSSVNNSPFVIAISLHGIKGLPHLINAVILVSILSVGNSCIFASSRTLCSMAHQGLIPRIFGYVDRAGRPSVGILVNSLFGLLAFLIKSSSTEKVFVWLMAVAGLATSVVWLSINISHIRFRMAMKAQGKSLDELEFYSCVGIYGSIYSAFMNSLVLIAQFYISLFPIENIPSSARAEHFFQNYLCAIILLMIFLIHKVYYRIKSGKWWDMKDLREINLERGRLNIDIEIVKQEVAAKRKYISERPWYIRCYYAWC; encoded by the coding sequence ATGGACAATCCATATATATCCACAGTGGACGACTCTGAAGACATGTCGGTGACTGCCAAGTCACTTACGGCGAAGTCAAAGTTTGATAGTCGCTTAGGTGGAGATGGCGGTTACTTCAGAGAAGAGAAACgcaacatcttcaaaagaTGTATTGATTCCTTTAAGCCACCGGTCAATGGCTCATATGATCCCGAGAATCTGAAAAGATCGTTAAAATCCCGTCATTTGATTATGATTGCTATTGGAGGATCAATAGGAACAGGTCTTTTTATCGGTTCTGGAAGAGCACTGGCATTGGGTGGGCCGTTAGCACTGCTGATAGGCTGGACTTTAGCCGGTACACAGATGGTTGGTACAATACACGGGCTAGGTGAGATTACTGTTAGATTTCCAGTTGTTGGGGCTTTCGCCGACTATTCTACAAGATTTCTGGACCCCAGTATTAGTTTTGTTGTGTCAGTCATCTATGTTTTACAATGGTTCTTCGTTTTACCTTTGGAGATTATTGCTAGTGCTATGACGATGGAGTTTTGGGATACGGGAATAGATCCTGTCGTCTGGGTGGCCATTTTTTACACACTTATTGTATCTATCAATTTATTTGGTGTTAAAGGTTTTGGAGAGGCCGAGTTTGCTTTCTCTATGGTTAAAGTTGTTACTATTTGTATGTTTATCGTTCTGTGTCTTGTACTGATATTCGGAGGGGGCCCAACGCACGACTACGTTGGGGCTCGCTACTGGCACAACCCTGGTGCATTAGCAAACGGTTTCAAGGGTGTAGCATCTGTTATGGTTACCGCTTCATACTCTTTGGGTGGATCTGAAATGACCTGCCTTGCGTCAGGCGAAACTGATCCTAAGGAAATTCCCCATGCCATCAAGCAAATCTTCTGGAGAataattttctttttcctTGTTTCTTTGACGCTAATTGGATTCCTTGTGCCATATAATAATGAAAATCTTCTAGGCGGATCAAGTGTGAACAACTCGCCATTCGTTATTGCAATTAGCTTACACGGCATCAAGGGTTTGCCACATCTTATTAACGCTGTTATTTTAGTAAGTATCCTAAGCGTCGGTAACTCATGCATCTTTGCGTCTAGTCGGACGCTGTGCTCAATGGCTCATCAAGGCCTCATTCCTCGCATTTTTGGCTATGTTGATCGTGCAGGTAGACCATCGGTTGGTATTCTGGTTAATTCACTCTTTGGACTGCTAGCATTCTTAATAAAGTCAAGTAGCACGGAGAAGGTCTTCGTTTGGTTAATGGCGGTTGCTGGTCTGGCCACAAGTGTAGTCTGGCTCAGCATCAACATATCGCACATCAGATTTAGAATGGCTATGAAGGCCCAAGGTAAGTCCCTCGACGAGTTGGAATTTTACAGCTGCGTTGGAATCTACGGTTCAATCTATTCTGCTTTCATGAATTCCCTTGTACTAATCGCTCAATTCTACATTTCTCTTTTCCCCATTGAAAACATACCATCCAGCGCCAGAGCTGAACATTTCTTCCAGAACTACCTATGTGCTATCATCTTGCTtatgatatttttaatacACAAGGTCTACTATAGGATAAAATCAGGAAAATGGTGGGATATGAAGGACCTCCGTGAAATCAACTTGGAAAGAGGAAGGTTGAACATTGACATTGAAATTGTAAAGCAAGAAGTTGCCGCAAAGAGGAAATACATTAGCGAACGCCCGTGGTACATTAGATGTTACTACGCATGGTGTTGA
- the ATG23 gene encoding Atg23p (Syntenic homolog of Ashbya gossypii AER116C; Syntenic homolog of Saccharomyces cerevisiae YLR431C (ATG23)), whose product MNLEELLEKREEISQYLRILGRSHHRALFENDAGSGSLNQLRRNIKICLSDLCKLNMWLIDHNGGIRKNIKSMEKQENKLMKLEAKRRMLVEEKASWTIPGISALKSTDSNSIRITRKHQEALNAYIGNVGISNTSLNDTKESAAGNLSKEELIENIATLREANLCVEQEINQLEVLLSSLKKDQAFISKEISALESNLRGRTLAIDVEIENIDIARAALLRKVGLLKDKPPENGIFASRRKESVEDVDIAQSQLGEFTRARKAALGEMLTFHKEESGQLTQQLEAWKEIFELLSSLEENIHKKLISESKADPIELHQLIDSTINKISEVSYENCSSEVIACIKDEIRALELARGQLSIGKKTRGVERLAAVSENPSFLITGTSPPKVGITKNLVPLTPTTDGKKSV is encoded by the coding sequence ATGAATTTAGAGGAGCTATTAGAAAAACGGGAAGAGATATCACAGTATCTCAGGATCCTTGGACGATCACATCATCGTGCATTGTTCGAGAATGATGCTGGTAGTGGCTCCCTTAATCAACTACGAAGGAATATTAAAATATGCCTTAGCGACTTATGCAAGTTGAATATGTGGCTCATTGACCACAATGGAGGCATCAGGAAGAATATAAAAAGTATGGAGAAGCAAGAGAATAAGCTAATGAAGTTAGAGGCCAAGAGGCGAATGTTGGTAGAAGAGAAGGCTTCCTGGACAATACCGGGGATATCGGCGTTGAAAAGTACGGATAGCAATTCGATTAGGATCACACGGAAGCACCAAGAGGCACTTAATGCTTATATTGGGAACGTTGGGATTAGCAATACATCTTTGAACGACACGAAGGAGTCTGCAGCTGGGAATTTATCCAAAGAAGAGCTTATTGAGAATATAGCGACGCTAAGAGAGGCCAATTTATGCGTAGAGCAGGAAATTAACCAGCTGGAGGTACTGTTAAGTAGCTTGAAGAAGGACCAAGCTTTTATCAGCAAAGAAATCTCTGCTTTGGAATCTAATTTACGTGGCCGGACACTTGCAATAGATGTTGAGATAGAGAACATTGACATAGCCAGAGCAGCATTACTTAGGAAAGTGGGTTTACTGAAAGATAAGCCTCCTGAAAACGGCATATTTGCTAGCAGAAGGAAGGAGAGTGTTGAAGATGTGGATATAGCGCAGTCTCAGCTGGGTGAGTTTACAAGAGCGCGCAAGGCAGCTTTGGGCGAAATGTTGACGTTCCATAAGGAAGAAAGCGGGCAGCTGACACAACAACTGGAAGCCTGGAAGGAGATATTTGAGCTTCTGAGCTCGTTAGAAGAAAATATTCACAAGAAACTCATTTCAGAATCTAAAGCTGATCCTATAGAGTTGCACCAACTGATTGATTCAACAATCAATAAGATCAGTGAAGTTAGCTATGAAAATTGTTCGTCTGAGGTCATAGCGTGTATAAAAGATGAAATAAGAGCTCTTGAATTAGCAAGAGGACAATTATCAATTGGTAAGAAGACTAGAGGAGTAGAAAGACTCGCAGCAGTATCAGAGAACCCCAGTTTCTTGATTACGGGCACGTCACCGCCAAAGGTAGGTATCACCAAAAATTTGGTACCACTAACCCCTACAACTGATGGGAAGAAATCAGTCTAG
- the DIS3 gene encoding exosome catalytic subunit DIS3 (Syntenic homolog of Ashbya gossypii AEL031C; Syntenic homolog of Saccharomyces cerevisiae YOL021C (DIS3)), producing MTAQRKRLSEGLTVTQKVFVRSHNGGATKIVREQYLRNDIPCLSQACTKCQDIIVPDANNEMPRFVLSSNPLEISKIGKHYVVVDANIVLQAIDILENQKCFFDVIIPQIVLEEVKNKSYPVYMRLRALCRDSDELKRFIVFHNEFNESTFVERRRDESINDRNDRAIRKTVEWFGKHVKEYGIGVVLVTNDRLNRESAIKEGLVATSLSEYVDLLPNADELKDSIPNLESNAHTDTDVEVKSEFIYPEYYSTSRIMSGLKNGTLYQGNIAISEYNFLEGSISLLNFSKPVLIRGQKNLNRAFNGDNVVVELLPQKEWKAPSNEMLDSEHFNVNDNPDNDEDDEGVDSVLVSDKQRRMLVKEALKAQRTSKVQPTARVVAVTRRSWRQYVGQIAPSSVDLHNGGMQNVFVVLMDKCLPKIRIRTRRAKELLNKRIVVVVDSWPESFRYPVGHFVRELGEIESVEAETESLLLEHEVEYRPFSKKVLECLPVEGHEWKAPVDLNDPDAIAKDPLLSKRRDFRDKLICSIDPPGCVDIDDALHAKKLPNGNWEVGVHIADVTHFVKAGSALDAEGAARGTSVYLVDKRIDMLPTLLGTDLCSLKPYVDRFAFSVIWELDDNADIVKVDFTKSVIRSREAFSYERAQLRIDDPNQNDELTQGMRALLQFSKKLKQKRLDAGALNLASPEVKVHMDSETQDPNEVEIKQLLETNSLVEEFMLLANISVARKIYDAFPQTAMLRRHVAPPATNFEALNEMLQVRKNLTISLESSKALADSLDRCIDSEDPYFNTLLRILSTRCMMAAQYFHSGAYSYSDFIHYGLAVDIYTHFTSPIRRYCDIVAHRQLAAAIGYEPLDLCHRDKQKMEFLCRNINRRHRNAQFAGRASIEYYVGQVMRNNESTQTGYVIKVFNNGIAVLVPKFGVEGVILAENITDDFDSLQFTEEAYELSFKDKSGKQRTVHVFDRIEVQVKSIFDPVTSKRKAQLLLK from the coding sequence ATGACTGCTCAGAGGAAGAGGCTTTCTGAAGGACTCACGGTTACTCAAAAAGTTTTTGTGAGGTCGCATAATGGTGGAGCAACGAAGATTGTGCGTGAGCAATACTTAAGGAACGATATTCCATGTCTATCTCAGGCCTGTACGAAATGTCAAGATATCATTGTACCTGATGCGAATAATGAGATGCCTAGATTTGTTCTTTCGTCGAATCCTTTGGAAATCTCAAAAATTGGTAAGCACTATGTTGTAGTGGACGCCAATATTGTATTGCAAGCCATTGACATTTTGGAGAACCAGAAGTGCTTTTTTGATGTTATTATTCCTCAGATTGTTTTGGAGGAGGTTAAAAACAAGTCTTACCCGGTTTATATGAGATTGAGGGCCTTGTGCAGAGATAGTGATGAGTTGAAGCGGTTCATTGTTTTCCATAATGAATTTAACGAAAGTACTTTTGTGGAGCGAAGGCGAGATGAGTCAATTAATGATCGGAATGATAGAGCTATTAGGAAAACAGTTGAATGGTTTGGAAAACACGTGAAAGAATATGGTATCGGGGTTGTTTTGGTTACCAATGATCGTTTAAATAGAGAGTCGGCAATTAAGGAAGGACTTGTTGCAACGTCGCTTTCCGAATATGTTGACCTGTTACCCAATGCAGATGAACTTAAGGATTCGATCCCTAACTTGGAGTCTAATGCACACACGGATACTGATGTTGAAGTTAAATCAGAGTTTATTTACCCTGAATACTACTCTACGTCAAGGATAATGAGTGGGTTAAAAAACGGTACACTATACCAGGGAAACATTGCAATTTCAGAGTACAATTTCCTGGAAGGAAGTATATCTTTGCTAAATTTCTCCAAGCCTGTTCTCATTAGAGGCCAGAAGAATTTGAACAGGGCGTTTAACGGTGATAATGTTGTAGTTGAGTTATTACCTCAAAAGGAATGGAAGGCTCCTTCCAATGAGATGCTTGACTCTGAGCATTTCAACGTGAACGATAACCCTGACAATGACGAGGACGATGAGGGAGTTGATTCTGTTTTAGTTTCAGACAAGCAGCGTAGGATGTTAGTGAAGGAAGCACTGAAGGCGCAGAGAACAAGCAAAGTCCAACCAACTGCGAGAGTTGTTGCTGTTACAAGGAGGTCTTGGAGGCAATACGTCGGACAGATTGCTCCATCCTCTGTAGACTTGCACAATGGTGGTATGCAGAATGTTTTCGTGGTCCTGATGGATAAATGCCTACCAAAAATTAGAATACGTACTCGTCGTGCTAAAGAATTGTTGAACAAAAGGATTGTTGTAGTTGTTGATTCTTGGCCAGAATCATTTAGGTACCCTGTTGGTCATTTTGTAAGGGAACTAGGTGAAATTGAATCAGTTGAAGCAGAAACAGAATCTTTATTATTAGAGCATGAGGTGGAGTACAGACCTTTTTCTAAAAAAGTTTTGGAGTGTTTACCGGTAGAAGGACATGAGTGGAAGGCTCCTGTTGATTTGAACGATCCCGATGCAATTGCCAAGGATCCTTTGCTATCTAAAAGACGCGATTTCAGAGATAAATTAATCTGTTCCATTGACCCCCCAGGATGTGTTGATATTGATGATGCATTGCATGCTAAGAAACTACCGAACGGTAATTGGGAAGTTGGTGTTCATATTGCTGACGTGACCCATTTCGTTAAGGCGGGAAGCGCTTTAGATGCAGAAGGTGCAGCTAGAGGTACATCGGTTTATCTAGTTGACAAACGTATTGATATGTTGCCAACTTTGCTGGGTACTGATTTATGTTCATTGAAACCCTACGTGGATAGATTTGCCTTTTCAGTTATTTGGGAATTGGACGATAATGCGGACATTGTCAAGGTTGATTTTACAAAATCTGTGATAAGATCAAGAGAAGCCTTCTCATATGAACGTGCTCAACTTCGTATTGATGATCCTAATCAAAATGACGAACTAACACAAGGAATGAGAGCTTTGTTGCAATTTTCAAAAAAGCTAAAGCAAAAACGTTTGGATGCAGGTGCATTGAACTTAGCTTCTCCAGAAGTGAAAGTGCATATGGATAGTGAAACTCAAGATCCTAATGAAGTTGAAATTAAGCAGCTTTTGGAAACAAACTCCTTGGTTGAGGAATTTATGCTTTTAGCAAATATATCTGTTGCAAGGAAGATCTATGACGCGTTCCCACAAACGGCAATGCTAAGAAGGCATGTTGCTCCCCCAGCAACCAATTTTGAAGCACTAAATGAAATGCTTCAAGTGCGCAAAAACTTGACTATATCTTTGGAATCATCTAAGGCTTTAGCAGATTCTTTGGATCGTTGTATCGACTCAGAAGATCCCTATTTCAACACGCTGCTTCGTATTTTGTCGACTAGATGTATGATGGCAGCACAGTATTTCCATTCAGGTGCATATTCTTACTCCGACTTTATTCATTATGGTTTGGCAGTTGATATTTACACTCACTTTACGTCACCAATTAGACGTTACTGTGATATAGTTGCACATAGGCAATTGGCTGCAGCTATTGGATATGAACCATTGGACTTATGTCATAGAGACAAACAAAAAATGGAATTTCTGTGTAGGAATATCAACAGGAGGCATAGAAATGCACAGTTTGCAGGCCGTGCAAGTATTGAATATTACGTCGGACAAGTCATGAGAAACAATGAATCGACACAAACTGGATATGTTATTAAAGTATTTAATAATGGTATTGCGGTTTTGGTACCAAAATTTGGGGTTGAAGGTGTTATATTGGCCGAAAATATCACAGATGATTTTGATAGTCTACAATTCACAGAAGAGGCTTACGAGTTGAGTTTCAAAGATAAGAGCGGAAAACAACGTACAGTCCATGTTTTCGACAGGATTGAAGTCCAAGTAAAGTCCATCTTCGATCCTGTCACCAGTAAGCGCAAAGCGCAGTTacttttaaaataa
- the UBP6 gene encoding ubiquitin-specific protease UBP6 (Syntenic homolog of Ashbya gossypii AEL029W; Syntenic homolog of Saccharomyces cerevisiae YFR010W (UBP6); 1-intron in Ashbya gossypii) produces the protein MGGLNFSIKHASKVYPIELEAGSKGSDLKKLIEDLIQIPADRQKYMLKGSLPDDVVVDTVIKPGAQVMLLGTPDKDLIVTPKVPEKFIEDLDAGAQSQHLNNTPMGIVNLGNTCYMNATLQGLYHIVPLREKILGFDEKKAISENVDSYHVQLVRQLQGTFKKLKEKKSGSITPMLLLEILRRVYPQFSEMDSQSGFYKQQDAEELFTQLFHTLKSVLGEETLRDFQIEFKTTVRDTMNESDVTEKVEGDLKLQCHITGATNFMTAGIKESLSETIEKKSDNTGVNSIYKVEKKITKLPAFLTVQYVRFFWKKSTGKKSKILRRVQFPFQLDTAELLTPEYAQEKINVREALREVDKEKTEAEREVKRSKLNPNNDAAAPVYESADVTRAISESNNERWLREFASKFPSNLRPGENPSCVYDLIGVITHQGANSESGHYQAFMRDELDENKWYKFNDDKVSVIEKEKIESLAGGGESDSALILIYKGFGL, from the exons ATGGGAGGTTTAAATT TTAGTATTAAGCATGCTTCGAAGGTGTATCCTATTGAATTGGAAGCGGGATCTAAGGGTAGCGACTTAAAGAAGCTTATAGAAGACTTGATACAAATTCCGGCTGATAGGCAAAAGTACATGCTGAAAGGATCGTTGCCAGATGATGTTGTTGTTGACACCGTTATTAAGCCAGGTGCGCAAGTGATGCTATTAGGTACTCCAGACAAAGATTTGATTGTGACACCAAAGGTTCCTGAGAAGTTCATCGAGGATTTGGATGCAGGAGCTCAAAGTCAGCACTTAAACAACACACCTATGGGGATTGTGAATCTTGGAAACACATGTTACATGAATGCTACTTTGCAAGGACTATATCATATTGTCCCCTTAAGGGAGAAGATCTTGGGATTTGATGAGAAGAAAGCTATCTCAGAGAACGTGGACTCCTACCATGTTCAGCTAGTGCGTCAACTTCAGGGAACTTTTAAGAAGTTAAAGGAAAAGAAGAGCGGGAGTATCACGCCAATGTTATTGCTAGAAATTTTAAGAAGAGTATACCCACAATTCTCAGAAATGGATTCACAGAGTGGGTTTTATAAGCAGCAGGATGCTGAAGAACTATTTACACAGTTGTTCCACACGTTGAAGAGTGTTCTTGGCGAAGAAACGTTGCGAGACTTCCAGATCGAATTCAAAACCACGGTCAGGGATACTATGAATGAATCTGACGTTACTGAAAAGGTTGAGGGTGATTTGAAGCTGCAATGTCACATTACAGGTGCTACGAACTTTATGACAGCAGGGATCAAAGAGTCATTGAGCGAAACCATAGAGAAAAAATCTGATAACACAGGGGTGAATTCCATATACAAGGTTGAAAAGAAAATTACGAAGCTTCCTGCCTTTTTAACTGTGCAGTACGTAAGGTTTTTCTGGAAGAAATCAACAGGAAAGAAGTCTAAAATTTTACGCAGGGTCCAATTTCCATTCCAACTAGACACTGCCGAGCTACTGACACCGGAGTATGCCCAGGAGAAGATCAATGTCAGAGAGGCGCTCCGTGAAGTAGACAAGGAAAAGACAGAGGCAGAACGCGAAGTAAAAAGATCAAAGCTAAATCCTAATAATGATGCAGCTGCCCCCGTGTACGAATCTGCAGATGTGACTCGTGCAATTTCAGAAAGTAATAACGAGCGCTGGCTACGCGAATTCGCTAGCAAATTTCCATCAAACTTACGCCCTGGCGAGAACCCTTCCTGTGTGTATGATCTAATTGGTGTCATCACTCACCAAGGTGCAAACTCAGAATCAGGTCATTATCAAGCATTTATGAGAGATGAGTTAGATGAAAACAAGTGGTATAAATTCAACGATGACAAGGTTTCCGTAATTGAAAAAGAGAAGATAGAGTCCCTTGCAGGTGGTGGAGAAAGCGATAGCGCTCTTATCCTTATTTACAAGGGGTTTGGTCTGTAG
- the MIC19 gene encoding Mic19p (Syntenic homolog of Ashbya gossypii AEL028C; Syntenic homolog of Saccharomyces cerevisiae YFR011C (AIM13)) has translation MGLFSKDSTETKVFTPATPVNISPGLLSQLVSTKETDFTRQQLNDKFLEEKVSQLYAQREEETLNKFELKLNNALLQDSTVEDELSSKNVSKKAAEMREKLSALESNTATKVDSKAKEAKKAVKDCLLSNKGRPLNCYEEIQKFKEAAL, from the coding sequence ATGGGTTTGTTCTCTAAAGATTCTACTGAAACTAAGGTCTTCACTCCTGCAACTCCTGTTAATATATCACCTGGTCTATTAAGTCAATTGGTAAGTACTAAAGAAACAGACTTTACAAGACAGCAATTGAATGATAAGTTCTTAGAAGAAAAAGTATCACAACTCTATGCTCAGCGAGAGGAGGAGACTTTAAACAAGTTTGAATTAAAGTTAAACAATGCTTTACTGCAGGATTCTACTGTGGAGGATGAACTGTCATCAAAAAATGTTAGTAAAAAGGCAGCTGAGATGAGGGAAAAACTATCAGCATTGGAATCTAACACTGCAACTAAGGTTGATTCAAAGGCTAAAGAGGCCAAAAAAGCTGTTAAGGACTGTTTACTTTCAAATAAAGGTAGACCATTGAACTGCTACGAAGAAATTCAAAAGTTTAAAGAAGCTGCGCTCTGA